One Bos taurus isolate L1 Dominette 01449 registration number 42190680 breed Hereford chromosome 25, ARS-UCD2.0, whole genome shotgun sequence genomic window carries:
- the LOC617785 gene encoding paired immunoglobulin-like type 2 receptor alpha: MGLPLLLPLLLLLASLQAGHRAQRNSQQHHEMKQPRDLSAPEGGSILIPFSFSHPWELAKDPNMRISWRWKHYHGEFIYNMTPLFTHKNFKNRLILNWAEPEKNGSLWISNLRREDESVYFCRVQLDTLRDGKKEWQSIEGTKLTITPRSKTTTWGPATTTTRAGLRGSEGKKSSKLWSLTMEAIVGLVLASVVLLKIPIMGLTVYLGWKRSKGVQTEARTPARESFKHMEENYENIGNKG, encoded by the exons atggggctgcccctgctgctgcccctgctgctgctgctggcgtCTCTGCAGGCTG gTCACCGGGCACAAAGAAATTCACAGCAACACCATGAGATGAAGCAACCAAGGGATCTCTCAGCCCCTGAGGGTGGCTCCatcctcatccccttctccttctctcacCCCTGGGAATTAGCCAAGGATCCCAACATGAGAATATCCTGGAGATGGAAACACTACCATGGGGAGTTCATCTACAACATGACCCCTCTGTTCACCCACAAGAATTTCAAGAACCGGCTCATCCTGAACTGGGCAGAGCCTGAGAAGAACGGCTCCCTCTGGATCTCAAACCTGCGGAGGGAGGACGAGTCTGTGTACTTCTGCCGGGTGCAGTTGGACACACTGAGAGATGGCAAGAAGGAGTGGCAGTCCATCGAGGGGACCAAACTCACCATCACCCCCC GCAGCAAGACAACCACCTGGGgtcctgccaccaccaccaccagagctGGCCTCAGGGGCTCAGAGGGCAAAAAGAGTTCCAAGTTGTGGTCCCTGACCATGGAAGCTATAGTCGGGTTGGTGCTGGCCAGCGTTGTGTTGCTCAAGATCCCAATCATGGGACTGACTGTGTACCTCGGGTGGAAGAGAAGCAAAG GTGTGCAGACTGAAGCCAGGACCCCAGCCAG AGAGTCCTTCAAACACATGGAAGAGAATTATGAGAACATCGGGAATAAAG GATGA